TCACGGTCCCGGAGGCGCGGGTGACGGCAAGCCTCGCCGAACAGAAGCGCATGACCGACGTGATGGGGCTCAAGGCGGATCCGCCGAGGATCCTCGTCTCGAACACTCCGGCGATCCTAGTGCAGACCGATGGGGAGCCTGCTTATGCGCCCGTGAAGGGCAAGACGGGGCTCTCGTTCGTAGTCAATACAAACTGGGATCTCTTTCGGATCGACGACACCGGCGCTTTCTACCTGCGCGACGATACCCATTGGCTGACCGCACCCGCGATCCACGGCCCCTGGACGGCTCTGACGGAACTGCCCGCGCTGCTAACGGAGCTGCCCGATGACGGCAATTGGGCCGATGCCCGTGGAGCCGTTCCGCCGGAGCGGTATCAGGACGGCAAGGCGCCCAAGGTCCTGTCCACGGACGGCCTGGCCGAGATGATCCTGTTCCAAGGCGAGCCCAAGCTCCAGGACGTGCCGAAGACTTCGTTGCAATGGGCTTCCAATACCGAGTCCGACGTCTTCTTCGACAAGGCCGGGAAGCAGTGGTACGTGCTTCTGTCAGGGCGATGGTTCCGCGCGCCGTCGTTGGAAGGCCCCTGGAGCTTCGCCACGCCCGATCTGCCTGCCGATTTCAGGAACATTCCCGAGGACGCGCCGTATTATGCCGTGCGCGCGACCGTGCCCGGAACGTCGGAGGCCGCCGAGGCGCGGCTCAAGGCCAGCATCCCCACGACGGCGCGGGTCGAGACCGGATCGATCACGCCGACGGTCGCCTACGCTGGCGACGCTCAATTCGCTCCCATCGAGACGACCGATCTTGCTTACGCGACGAACACGACGGACACAGTAATCAAGGTGGGCGGGCAGTATTTCCTGCTCCAGGACGGTGTCTGGTTCGTGTCCGACAGCCCGAATGGCCCATGGCAGCTCGCCCGCGAGGTGCCTGACGCGATTTACGCGATCCCGCCTTCGTCGCCCGTTTACGACGCAACCTATGTTCGCGTGTACGACACGGAGCCGGATGCGGTCTGGTACGGTTACACCATGGGGTATCTGTCGGGCTTCCTGGCCTGGGGCACCTATGTCTACGGCTCCGGCTGGTATTACCCTCCATACTGGTACAACTGGCCGGGTTCGGCATACCCGATCTACTACCCACGACCAGCCACCTGGGGAATTGGGGCCTATTACAACCCTGTCCGCGGCATGTATGGCCGCTATGGCTATGCGTATGGGCCCTATCGCGGGATCGCTGGAGCACGGACCTGGAACCCGGCGACCGGCACCTATGGCCGAGCGGGCGCGGCCTGGGGGCCCCGCGGAACAGCCGGCTTCGTCGGGGCCTACAATCCGCGCGGGGATGCGGGCGGCTACCTTGCAGGTGGGCGCAACGTCTATGGAGCGTGGACATCGGCTGGGGTCAAGCGAGGTTCCGAATGGGCGCGGGCGACGGCGCGTGATACCGCCGGTGGCGGTTCGGCGCTTCGGTGGAATACATCGAACGGGCAGGGCTTCATCCGCGAGGGCCGGCGCGGTGACATCTACGCAGGCCGGGACGGCAATGTTTACCGCAATACCGGTGAGGGTTGGCAGCGTTTCGATGGCGGCTGGCAGGATGTGGGTCGACCGGAGCAACGTGATCTGCTCCAGCGTGGCGAAGGGCGCGAGGGCTTGTCGCCGGAAGCCCGGCAGCGGTTCCAGGAGCGCGGCGGCGGCGAAGCGCTCAAGGGGCTTGCCGGAGCCGGTGCTGCCGGGGCTGCGGGTGCTGCGCTCGGCCAGCGCCTGAGCGGGGGTGGGCCGCCCCGGAGGGATATGGCAAACAGCGAAGCCGTTCGTGAACGGCCGCAGCAGCGCCAAGTGCCTCAGCAGCGTCCGGCAACGCAACAACGTCAGGCTTCGCAGCAACGCGAGGCGGCCCCGCAGCGCCGTACGGCGGTAGACCGACCGGCCGCCCAGCAACGATCGGCCTCACAGCAGAGACAGGCGCAGCCGCAACGTCCAGCGCAACGGCCTGCCGCGCAACGTCCGGCCCCTCGTCAGCCGCTTCCGTCAAACGTCATGCGCGATGCCCAGGTGCGGCAGCTCGGCAATCAGCGGCAGATGGCGAGCCGACAGTTCAACCGGCCTCCGCCCCAGTTCTCCCGCTCGGGATCCTTTGGGCCTTCTCGCAGCATGGGCGCGCGCGGCGGCTTCGGCGGTGGCGGGCGTGGTGGAGGCTTCAGAGGAGGGGGGCGGCGTTAACGCTTCAGCGGCTCCCTCCGACCGCTCAGAAGTCGCGCTGGATGCGCAGTCGGCCTGCCCAAGTGCTTTCCGACCCTGTCGGCCGGAAGGCGCCGGTGGGATCGCCGGATGCCGTCTCGATCGGAACGGCGACGCGCTCACGCGGTTCGACCCTGATGTAGAGCGCCTCGACCCCGATCAGGAAATCCTTCACCGGTGTCCAAATCACATTGGCGCCGACGCGAATCTCATCGAAGTCGACGAGGCCCGTGGTCGTCCCCGCCGTCCCGGCCGCAATCGTCGCGGCCGTTGCGGGGACCGTGTACTGGGCAATGCCTGGAGCATCGAAGCGCATCCAGGACCCGAAGACGTTCGTCTGCCAGGTCGGACTCCAGTT
This region of Microvirga mediterraneensis genomic DNA includes:
- a CDS encoding SH3 domain-containing protein, producing MRQLIVFALVPILATTTVLAAPGVTTTNVNFRSGPGTSFSSIRTLPAGTAVEIGECEESGSWCAVTVKGQSGFISGRFLEEKKDSEGWPRSYEIGEGLMVLFQPQFTDWTDFKTIEALVAAEYVKAPDVNPVFGVIRLKGTTYYDEDAGEIVISDITVSELNFSGLDRDALKGLSVETGKLLPTGPITVPEARVTASLAEQKRMTDVMGLKADPPRILVSNTPAILVQTDGEPAYAPVKGKTGLSFVVNTNWDLFRIDDTGAFYLRDDTHWLTAPAIHGPWTALTELPALLTELPDDGNWADARGAVPPERYQDGKAPKVLSTDGLAEMILFQGEPKLQDVPKTSLQWASNTESDVFFDKAGKQWYVLLSGRWFRAPSLEGPWSFATPDLPADFRNIPEDAPYYAVRATVPGTSEAAEARLKASIPTTARVETGSITPTVAYAGDAQFAPIETTDLAYATNTTDTVIKVGGQYFLLQDGVWFVSDSPNGPWQLAREVPDAIYAIPPSSPVYDATYVRVYDTEPDAVWYGYTMGYLSGFLAWGTYVYGSGWYYPPYWYNWPGSAYPIYYPRPATWGIGAYYNPVRGMYGRYGYAYGPYRGIAGARTWNPATGTYGRAGAAWGPRGTAGFVGAYNPRGDAGGYLAGGRNVYGAWTSAGVKRGSEWARATARDTAGGGSALRWNTSNGQGFIREGRRGDIYAGRDGNVYRNTGEGWQRFDGGWQDVGRPEQRDLLQRGEGREGLSPEARQRFQERGGGEALKGLAGAGAAGAAGAALGQRLSGGGPPRRDMANSEAVRERPQQRQVPQQRPATQQRQASQQREAAPQRRTAVDRPAAQQRSASQQRQAQPQRPAQRPAAQRPAPRQPLPSNVMRDAQVRQLGNQRQMASRQFNRPPPQFSRSGSFGPSRSMGARGGFGGGGRGGGFRGGGRR